CTGCTTGTATCTGATATCACAATGCTACTAGGCATTTGCTATATCCTCATTTAATTCGTCTATCGATTCACCAAAAAGAGAGACATTGTATTTGCCCAGCGTTTCGATGAAAGTTTGCTTGGATACCCCCGCCAGTTCTGCAGCCTGTCCAGCAGAAAATTTCCCGTCCTCATATAGCTTTGATGCCAAAGCCATTAAGTAATCATGTTCAGATAGTTCAACGCTGTCTGGTACTCTCAGAGTTATCGTCTTCATGTTTGAATTTACATAAAATGTACTGAAAAGTTTCAAGAAGATTTTGAGACCTAATTTACTTCCACCTTCACCCCCTCAAACATCACCTCATTCTCACTAATTCCCAATTCTTTTCCGCTCGAAGTAGTTACATTCTTCAGAGTCACTTCTTTGGTCAGTACATAAGGGTATTTTTCTTTGTAAGAATCATCTGTTCTAGCAGGATTGAAATTCCCAAAGATTGCCGGTCCTTGATAATCTTCAGGATGATTGGAGTCATCGATTTTCAGATTTTCGATAATGATCTGTTCAGGCATATAGCAGGTGTAGCCAAAGTCGTGCTGACCGGAATTGAAGCCATTGATCAAGGAGGCGCTGTAGGTTTTTCCACCATTGGGAACAAATGTGCAGTTTCTGATAATGAGTTTTCCTTCCCAGGTACTACCATAATCTGAGCGAAGGTTGATTAGGCTTCTTCCTCTGATTTCTGAATTTTCCACGATGAATGTTCCAGTACCAATCGCATTGATTCCCATGTGTCCAAGTGTGGAATTTCGGATGGTTGCATTGGCCACGCCCATGTGGGCATCAAATCGGGAAAAAGAGCACTTATCAAAGAGCAGATTCTTGCTGAAATTCGATCCCATAATTCCCCAAAAGGAGCTATCGTTGATGTCATTGGTTTGGCTGCAATTGATAAAGGACACATTCAAGGCGCGATTCACGATGATGTCATAAGTGCCCATGGAGACGGGCTTTCCTGCATTGCCTATCTTTTTATAAATTCTATGTCCCGTCAGTATGGTGTTCTGTACAGTCACATTGGTACAGGTACTTATGGCCAGAAACCCTCCGTAGGGAGAGCCAAATTCACCCTCGCCTGTAATGCGATGTTCCAATCCATCGACAATTACATTTGATCGCTTGATGGCGATATTTCGCTGATAGTACTTATAGGTGGCGTCTTCCTGATTCGCAATGGTCGTAAATCTGCCACCAGTGATTTTTAGTGGAATTTCATCAATAGGTAAGGCGGTGATTTCTGTAATCTGCTCAAAATCCCAGATGATAGGTGCATTTTCATCTACATTTCCGGATTTGTCCACCAAGAAAATATCGGTCTGGGAGGCGCCATTGTTTTGGTTTAATCCCATGCGGATGTATCGCTTTGTGGTGGAGTCTGTCACCTTAATTAATGCTGGGCTGGGCAATTGAAGATCGATTTTCTTTTGATTTCTTTTCAGAGAGTTTACACCTTTTACCGGGTAAGATGCTAAGCCTGATCGGACTAGAAATACGGGTGAGTTTCGGTTTTCTACGGCTCTGTCATCGATGATGAAAATTGCAGTGCCAAAGTCGGTATCGGTCTGGATAATCGCTGAAAGGTCTTTTCCACTGATGTAGTAAGTAGCACCATCTTCAGCTTTTACCGGTAATTGATGTTCATTGGCAAATTTATGAGCTGCCACGATAGCCTCTATGTCGTCGGTTTTGCCATCTCCTTTGGCACCAAAATCACTGTATTTGACTTCTTTTCTAACTGGATTTTGGTTTGTTATCTCATTTTGAAATTTTAGAAGCGAGTCTTCAGGTGCTGAGATAAAAAGTAGTGCTAGAATTAAATGGAACATGTTTTTTACTGGAGTAATTAATTGCAATGAGTGACTAAGATGCAATTTAATCCACGTTTTTGAAAGCTAATCCCTTTTCTTCCAATGCAGCTTTCAATTTAGGAATGGAGCTTTTTCCCATACCGTGAAGTGCAAGGATCTCCTTTTCGGAAAATGTGGATAGTTTATCTACACTGTCAATTTGCTTTGATTCAAGAGCCCTTCGTGCCGGAGCGGAAAGTTTAGCCATAAATCCTGTGGTAGGTTTTCGCTCGTTTTCGCAGATCGGGCAGGTTGGACAATCGCTACTTTTAAAGAATTGATGTCCTTTTTTGCAGGTTTTGAGAGGCATATTAATGAGTTTTTGTTTACAAAAATATATGGATATCCGCTTTCTTACCAGTAGCGAGGGAAGCTATGGGTTAAGCTTTCTTTCTACGTGCTGTGGGCATTGGACTGTTGTCGGTGGACGATTATCCGCTACTATCCAGCCACATTCTTTAACTACTGGCATCATTTCGGTTAATCAGATAAAAACAACTCTCTGTCTAAGTGATCCCATTAAAACTTCGTAAAGGTGATAAGGTGAATTAGGAAAATCTATGGTAAAATAAACAGTGTAGGATAGTCTTTCGTGTTATTGATGACAATCTTTAAAATCTTGAAAGTCAATGTATTAATTGAAGATGAGTGGGTGCAAGGAGCAAAGTGTCCTAGAGAATTTAGTTTGATCCAAGGTTTTTATCGCCCACAACGGATTTTGGATCAGCCTGGGTTGATTTTCGAGGCGGGGGACTGAAAAGTTGGGTTTTATCAGTGCTGATCTGCAGTATATTCCAAAAGTAAAATGGTGACCTACACACTTGCAGGCCACCTATTATTACGTTTCATTACTGAGTCAACTTATGCAGTAATTGCCTCACCTGTCGGAAGGACTTGATGTTATAATTGGCCTGGGTATAGGCATAGCCTACCCGGATGGAGTAAGCGTTTTTCGGCATGGCTTTGAACGTATCCTCATCAGTCCAGTCATCTCCTATGGCAAGGATGAAATCAAATTCCTCACCTTTCATAATCGCCGATGCTGCCCGTCCCTTGTTGATGTCTGGTCGCTTGATTTCCAATACCATATTTCCCTCTAAGACTTGCAGGTTATAGCCTCTTGCCATGTATTTGAGATGGCTGAAGAGTTCTCTCATCCTGAGGTCACCGAGCCCGCTTTCTACCTTTCGGTAATGCCAGACCAGAGAATGGTGCTTCTCTTCGATAAATGCCCCAGGAGTTCGCAGTACGTAGTATTCCATCACTTTGCGGATGTCATCTTTCCAGTTGTCCTCAATCTCTGCATAAAGCTCCCAGTCACCTTTGTCCTCTTTCTTTTTCACCCAGACTCCATGCTCTGCTATCATATCGATATGCTGTCCTTCAAACCATTTTCCAAGGGTGTCTTTGTCCCTTCCTGAGATGATTACCACTTGGGCTTTCTTGCTCAGGGATTTGATTATGCCCTTCAGTTCAGTATCAGGGTTTGCTTTTTGTGGATCGGAGGTGAAGCCTGTGAGCGTGCCATCGTAATCCAAAAATAAGATTGGTTTTTTGGCCTTTTTGAAGCTCGTTTCTATCTCATTCATGACCTTAGCATCCACATCTTTGGAAGTAAGTTCGGCCTGTTTGCCTTTTACATGTTCCACTCGGTCCATGAATACCTTTACCCACTGGAATACATCATATTTCTTCAGGCTTTCCTGCATGCTTGCCATTCTGGCTTGCTGCTCGTCAGGTTTCATGGAGAGGGCACTATAAATGGCGTCGACTACCCCTTGACGGTCATTGGGATTGACCAAAATCGCATCTTGCAGTTCCTTGGAAGCACCGGCCATTTCAGAAAGGATCAGGACTCCACTTTGATCGGTTTTACTGGCGACGAATTCCTTGCAGACTAGATTCATTCCATCTCGCAGCGGCGTCACCAGCGCGATATCCGACATGTTGTAAAAGGCACTGAGCTCTTCAAATGGAAAACTTCTGTAGAAATAATGTACGGGCACCCAGTTCAGGGTAGAGTATTCACTATTGATTCTACCTACCAACAGGTCAATTTCCTCCTTGAGTTCTTTGTAGGATTGGACTTTGTCCCGGCTAGGAACCACGATCATGATCATGGATACCTTACCGTGGAGTTCCTTGTGCTGCTCCAGGAGTTGGTTGAAAGCCTGGATACGCTGAGGAATTCCTTTGGAATAATCCAGTCTGTCTATGGTGAGAAGCATTTTTTGCCCTTCTACGAGCTGACTAAACTGCTGCACATAGCGCAGCGTTTTTTTACTTTTGGCTTGCTTCGCAAACTTATCGTAATCAATTCCCATAGGGAAAGAGTCCACATTGATGATGCGGTTTTCCGCTTGGATGTAGCCACTCTCACTGGAAAGTCCCGTAATCCTCCCCACGGCACTGAGAAAGTGACGCATATCATCATAGGTATGGAAGCCGATTAGGTCAGCTCCACAGATGCCCTCCAGCAGTTCCTTTCTCCAGGGGATCATTCGCAGGATCTCATAGGAAGGGAATGGGATGTGCTGAAAAAAGGCAATGGTAGCATTAGGCAGTACATCCCGCAGCATTTGGGGTAGCAGGAGCAATTGATAATCATGTACCCAAATGGTGTCATCAGGCCCTGCTTTCTTCAGGATAGCTTCGCAAAATTTTTGATTCACCCGCACGTATGCTTCCCAGTGCTCAGGGTTATAGACCATGTACTGGGTGAAATAGTGAAATGCCGGCCAAAGTGTTTCATTACTGAACCCCTCGTAAAATTCCTCCACATCTTCCTTGGAAAGAAAGACCGGGGCCATTTTGAGGTCGTGGAGTTCAAGAATGATCTCGGCTCTTTGCTCGGGATCGTCGACGGTATTTCCTGGCCAGCCTATCCAGATGTTTTCGCCCTGTTTGTAGATGGATCCTAATCCTGTGGCTAGTCCGCCTGCGCTAGGCTTGAATTCGAATCTGCCATTTCTATGGCGTAAACTGATAGGTAGGCGGTTTGAAACAATTATGGTTTTAGACATAAAAAGGTGTGGTTTGTTAAAATGGACAGTAACATTTCTGCCCAAAAAGGTGATTAAAGAAGGTACAGATTAAAATTCTGTTTTAAAAGTCCAACGGGACGAATTCATGAAATGTTCATACAAAATTCTGTTTTTGGGTATAAAAAAAGCACCTGCGTGGAGGTGCTCTTTAGCTTAATTGCTGGCTATGTTTTTGGCTTTGGTGTCTACTTTTGACCAAATGAATTCGGCTAAATCCCGGCCTTCTGTGATTCCATACTCAATGGCCGGTCGGTAGTGGATCCCTCCATAAAACCGGCTCAACGCCGCTTCTTCAGCGGCTTGTGAAAAGGAATCGAATTCCCGGATAGGTAGCCCG
This genomic window from Algoriphagus sp. TR-M9 contains:
- a CDS encoding bifunctional alpha,alpha-trehalose-phosphate synthase (UDP-forming)/trehalose-phosphatase, producing MSKTIIVSNRLPISLRHRNGRFEFKPSAGGLATGLGSIYKQGENIWIGWPGNTVDDPEQRAEIILELHDLKMAPVFLSKEDVEEFYEGFSNETLWPAFHYFTQYMVYNPEHWEAYVRVNQKFCEAILKKAGPDDTIWVHDYQLLLLPQMLRDVLPNATIAFFQHIPFPSYEILRMIPWRKELLEGICGADLIGFHTYDDMRHFLSAVGRITGLSSESGYIQAENRIINVDSFPMGIDYDKFAKQAKSKKTLRYVQQFSQLVEGQKMLLTIDRLDYSKGIPQRIQAFNQLLEQHKELHGKVSMIMIVVPSRDKVQSYKELKEEIDLLVGRINSEYSTLNWVPVHYFYRSFPFEELSAFYNMSDIALVTPLRDGMNLVCKEFVASKTDQSGVLILSEMAGASKELQDAILVNPNDRQGVVDAIYSALSMKPDEQQARMASMQESLKKYDVFQWVKVFMDRVEHVKGKQAELTSKDVDAKVMNEIETSFKKAKKPILFLDYDGTLTGFTSDPQKANPDTELKGIIKSLSKKAQVVIISGRDKDTLGKWFEGQHIDMIAEHGVWVKKKEDKGDWELYAEIEDNWKDDIRKVMEYYVLRTPGAFIEEKHHSLVWHYRKVESGLGDLRMRELFSHLKYMARGYNLQVLEGNMVLEIKRPDINKGRAASAIMKGEEFDFILAIGDDWTDEDTFKAMPKNAYSIRVGYAYTQANYNIKSFRQVRQLLHKLTQ
- a CDS encoding RNA polymerase alpha subunit C-terminal domain-containing protein; amino-acid sequence: MPLKTCKKGHQFFKSSDCPTCPICENERKPTTGFMAKLSAPARRALESKQIDSVDKLSTFSEKEILALHGMGKSSIPKLKAALEEKGLAFKNVD
- a CDS encoding UPF0175 family protein codes for the protein MKTITLRVPDSVELSEHDYLMALASKLYEDGKFSAGQAAELAGVSKQTFIETLGKYNVSLFGESIDELNEDIANA